The DNA region AAGATCCACAACCCATTATACTCATGAAACCGTTATGATGTGTATATAACTAGGATGCACAACCATGATGGTGATGCCTTTGTGGAAAGCAAACTTGGAGGAGCCGAAATCAGATCAGTCTGATGCTTCAGTGATGATTGTTTGTAACTCCTCAAGGCTCAAAAAGCAGAGAAGAAGGGGATACATTTCTCACGCTAGGCGTTGGGCTCAAGTCGATAGGCGTAAGCGTTTATAGTTATTATTCTCTATTCttgctttaaaaaatatttagtaaccATAGAAAGCTATTCTTCTTTTACTTGATGCTTCAACCATTAAttgaaaacattatttatattttttttttgttttaacctcaacttttttttagaaatgCAACTTAAGCTGGCAGCAGCAACCAAGGGCGACATAAAACAGCTCAACTGGTTTTGTGAGGCATGTAAAGGAAGTCCACAGGTATGTTTTGCCATAATCATACAATTTAGGAAGTCAAGATATTTCCTACTTGTGTGTCTCTCTGACTCATTTGATAATAATTGGAAATTCATACAGCCAATGGATCCTCCAATGTTTCTGAAAACAGCTGAAAATATCATTTCCAATGAGCTTACGCCATCAGTTCCTCTACCGAGAGCCGTAACAGTGCAAACAGAAGACGGTTCTGTTCACTATCCATCATTCTCGTGTGCAGACTATGAGAGTAAAGGAAGTAGTGGTGGAGGATCTGGAGTGTGTGTGATTTGTGTGGATGCGTCATCGGAAGCAGCATGTGTGCCATGCGGACATGTCGCTGGATGCGTTTCTTGCTTGAAAGAGATCAAAAACAAGAAATGTCCTATATGTCGTGCCAGCATTGATCAGGTCATTAAGTTATATCATGtttgaacagaaaaaaaaaaagaagacaaaatgGATCATTATCTCCTTTATGCCTCGAAGATCCTCACCATTTATGTCCGCACCGGCTTTGTTCACGACTCAGTTATCAAttgtctgtcttttttttttttgtttcttccaaTTTTGTCTTTGGTTTTGTTAGTCTTGGGCTTTTATTATGTCTGCGTTTATTATGTCTGAACgacttgtttttgttttaattttatttaagaaatataatttttatatttgtgtgtttgtataatccTATTTCTGcatgatatgaatttaatagaatatataattttatgtaactATAAGTTATATTTGGAGTTATAATCATATTTCGTCTTTTTTTAGTTAACTTTgacattcaaaaaaaaacatacccGACCCAAATCCAGCACTATTACTAGTTTATACATTTCGttggtgaatttttttttttttttttttcgttggTGAATATTTATTACTGAACTTTGACTGCTTCATGATTTAATCAATCCAGTAATAACCGAAACTTAACCgaacaaaacaaagaagagatgaaaagaaTGGTCTTACATACAGAACACATGTATAACAACGTCTAGAGTCAGAGatcaaagtttaaaaaaaactgcATAAAAACCACTAGAATTGCTAAAGTGACGATCAATCCCACAAGAAAATGTGTCTGTTTCCAAAAGAAGGCGTAAAAACAATGGAAGTGTAAGCACAACATCAGAAGATATACCTTGCAAGAACATAAGCCAACGGTAATGGCGCTAACTTCGTCAGAACAATATGAGACTAATAACGTAGGACCATCACTATCCATTACAGGAAGTAAGGAACACCTGTTCTTGGCCCTCTCATTTGATTGTTCTCTTCTGTCTCCGTGAAGAACTTCACATCCCTTTCCTGGTAACAAATCATAACCGTCCTCAGATCATAAACACTTTCTACAAACAAGTCTACAGAAGAACACAAGGAGAACTTTCCATATATAAATGACTAAAACATAGTTCTAAGTCTATCTTACAAGAGCTATTTGTCTAACTTCCCATAAACAAGAAGTCTGTTCATGTTTGGGTTAGAGAGACGAGTACCAAAAGGAGCAGCTTAATAGATACAAAAGGATTAAGTAAACTGAAACCCCTCTTGTTTAGAAGATAAGTGTAAGAACACGAAACACGAGATAATGGGAAATCAGTAGGAAAAGAGGAAACGAATGACTTGCCATGTTGTCATTGAAGCTCAACATAGAAGCCACATTCCCACAGCGGTAGCAGTAGTTAGGAGCAGACCACACctttacacacaaaaaaaataaagagcaGAAACATCACAGACCAGATTATTATACTTCGAATCATAAGAAGGCACCATACTTACGGTTACAAGGCCTTTGTCTTGGAACATGTACTTGAGACCTTCTTGTACAAGCTGATGTGCGCGACACACTAGTTCAAGATTGTTTATATGGTTAAACTGCACAAGATGCAAAACCAAAGGTAAAGAAGTCTTTCATAAacagatttattcaatttttcaAACAGCAACAAAAAAACAACCATACCTCAGTGGTAACCCTGGACCCGAAAAGCCAACCAGCCCCACGTGGACTTACAGCCCATGTTTCAATGTCTTCAGGATCACTCCACATAAGATCACAGAATGGTCCTTCATGCGGGATTTCGCAATTTCGATCAATCAATCTTATCTACAGGACACAATAAGATCTGAAGTGAGTGAATGagatttaataaaatcattaataaagcTATCAGGTGAGTGAAAACAAGaatacaattaattaaaaaaagaaggcACTTTTTAACCTGGTCGATTGTCCGCACATCAGGTGAAAGGCCACCATGAACACATAGAACCTACATGGAGGAagcaatatttttaaatataaatatacaacttAAGCATTCATACAACTCTAAGAGAAAATACATGATCATAAAAATGTCAAAGATCATGAGGAAAACACTTACGGTGCCATCGATAATAGCTGAGAGAGTGAGATAGTCAAACACATCCGTGCAGTATCTCCAAGCATTAGCATTACCATACTTCCTTTGGCATTCGTCATAGAAACCGTACACCTAACAGATACAATTTAAGACAACAACTTTATCAAAAGAAAGTGTAGCaagaaaattaaacaagaaCAATTTAGAACAGCGAGCAGAAAGAAAGCATACAAAACACCATCATTTCATATTTACAGACTGGTTGTCTTGGATTATATGATTACAAACTTCCTTGTTCACTAATGTAAGAATATTTTGTATCATACGGATACTAGAATGCACATTTAATTTGTAACAGGAGGTAACACTCCTCAGCTTAATCATATTGAAGATTTATCAGGAGTgtgttcaaaataaaaaaatatcatacaaTCTTTTTCCTTTACAgtggatgataaaaaaaaattatatgatattgCGTAGGGAGAGAGATACATCAAGAACTTCCAAGAAGAAAACTCATGAGTGCCAAGGATAGATCATGTCACCAAGTAAAGAACGAACTCTATGTACTCAGAGTCACAGAAAGGCATCTTAGTTAACATACATGTCTACGTCTGGCACGGTATAGCACTTTGCGGAAGAAAACTAAAACTACGTTTCTACTATGAACAGTGTGAAGAGGAGCATTGCAACAATATACATcaatcaaagagaaaaaaaaaagcatacctGAGTAAGCTGTCTGCTTTCATGATTTCCACGCAAAAGTGTGATATGGGCTGGATATCTACATAACGAAATACAAGAGAAAGATCGGTTTCACAGCTTAAAGAACATTCTCAAGAGAAGTATGATATACAAAGCGAAACAGACGAAACGCATAtggaaatcaattttttttttttttaaaagagcaAACCTTGCTTTGAGAAGCAAAAGAATAGTGAAAACTTCAAGACTGTTGTAACCTCTGTCAACGAAATCTCCCTGAGAAAAAGCAAACAGAAACCTAAGCTCACAACATCATATTAATAGATAGTGTCcaaaagacaagaagaagaacaagtagTCCATTACCATAAAAATGTAATTAGTGTCTGGAACATGGCCTCCGGTCTGGAAAAGCTTCATGAGGTCATGAAACTGGCCATGGATATCACCACAGACGGTGACAGGACTGTTGACAGGTTGCACATTAGACTCCTCAATCAGAATCTCTTTCACCTGTAATAAACGTTACTTAATGTATCTCAGCAAATCATTGACATGAAAAATCAACCGTTGAGAAGTCTATAACAGAAGACCTATAATGTTATTATCCCTATTGGAGTCAATAAAGCCtatcttgaaaataataatCCCTAAGAATCTATAGACAAGACCAGAAGATTCGAAGTAAAGTTCCACAAAGATA from Raphanus sativus cultivar WK10039 chromosome 8, ASM80110v3, whole genome shotgun sequence includes:
- the LOC130499131 gene encoding LOW QUALITY PROTEIN: putative E3 ubiquitin-protein ligase XBAT34 (The sequence of the model RefSeq protein was modified relative to this genomic sequence to represent the inferred CDS: inserted 1 base in 1 codon) encodes the protein MGQQQLNDEVLFQQVNHNDVKCIESLCHEEAGLEWADKEGRTPLILACAEAELYDVAETLKVARAKGYSDTVRAIESRICLFCGWMRELHGPSFLELCSPHLLSRKVWVVILPTGSRNLSEPSKLELVVYASLQDAQPXMVMPLWKANLEEPKSDQSDASVMIVCNSSRLKKQRRRGYISHARRWAQVDRQMQLKLAAATKGDIKQLNWFCEACKGSPQPMDPPMFLKTAENIISNELTPSVPLPRAVTVQTEDGSVHYPSFSCADYESKGSSGGGSGVCVICVDASSEAACVPCGHVAGCVSCLKEIKNKKCPICRASIDQVIKLYHV
- the LOC108848415 gene encoding phytochrome-associated serine/threonine-protein phosphatase 3; protein product: MDLDQWISKVKDAQHLSEDELHLLCEYVKEILIEESNVQPVNSPVTVCGDIHGQFHDLMKLFQTGGHVPDTNYIFMGDFVDRGYNSLEVFTILLLLKARYPAHITLLRGNHESRQLTQVYGFYDECQRKYGNANAWRYCTDVFDYLTLSAIIDGTVLCVHGGLSPDVRTIDQIRLIDRNCEIPHEGPFCDLMWSDPEDIETWAVSPRGAGWLFGSRVTTEFNHINNLELVCRAHQLVQEGLKYMFQDKGLVTVWSAPNYCYRCGNVASMLSFNDNMERDVKFFTETEENNQMRGPRTGVPYFL